One window of Paenibacillus sp. FSL K6-3182 genomic DNA carries:
- a CDS encoding diguanylate cyclase gives MVDRWKGWGCMVDRMNSNFAYRKTSTIVDTSAESQPIWFISEDISDADKPLLSPLFQDSFNQWVSETSGLASFEAGEFVLFNNEAEEISSEGLYDAEAGEKRNAALAKVVQSVISSGLSCHNEADGLFTAAVPIHRRGDGAVFCILAYVSPIGHQKDIAQLQMCSLHFRSCFYHKFEQLYVKDLLLQQQRAEQEANRRDSLFQAAKRLYDQIDVASVLSELLSSLEQLYPNSEVHLYLSQDHLNGDPRVKPLVFKNLEHDLVTKAFLNGKSVTEHDRDGTLRLAVPMNGKQAAYGVLCLYIGPGKWDEADLPAFLQLADTAGSAFENAKLYEQSNLLINELRLINELTKRLNQSLRLKEIFQFATTELLTIFDADYCCVLQLNKEKNQFIVMSSNFPSLTSEQFLPDYGFCGMVYRTKEPMIISDYWHTRVVTSKLMDNTGSRSLIASPIMVDGEVVGVILITHKAPNFFSYDNYKLLQVMSTHIGLAVTNASLHAEVRRMVITDNLTGLHARHYLNEQIQNRQRKDPFGSLILVDIDLFKRINDTYGHQVGDRILIQVSNIIRGSIRQGDIAARWGGEELAIYLPGIRAEQAYRIAERIRVHVEMETDPVVTVSCGVSEWKFEDEKISVESLFYRADMALYEAKHNGRNCIIVGQN, from the coding sequence TTGGTTGACAGATGGAAGGGTTGGGGCTGCATGGTTGATCGAATGAATAGCAATTTTGCATATCGTAAAACATCAACAATTGTGGATACATCAGCAGAGTCACAACCGATTTGGTTCATCAGCGAAGATATTAGCGATGCGGACAAGCCCTTGCTATCACCATTGTTCCAAGACAGTTTCAATCAGTGGGTAAGTGAAACATCAGGATTAGCCTCATTTGAGGCTGGTGAATTTGTGTTATTCAATAATGAAGCGGAAGAGATCTCATCTGAAGGTCTTTATGACGCTGAGGCTGGCGAGAAACGCAATGCTGCGCTTGCAAAGGTTGTCCAAAGCGTTATAAGCAGCGGTTTATCTTGCCATAATGAAGCAGATGGTCTATTTACAGCAGCAGTGCCTATTCATAGGCGAGGCGATGGTGCTGTTTTTTGTATTCTTGCTTATGTGTCTCCAATTGGTCATCAGAAGGACATCGCGCAGCTTCAAATGTGCTCATTGCATTTTCGCAGCTGCTTTTACCATAAGTTTGAACAGCTTTATGTCAAGGATTTGCTTTTGCAGCAGCAGCGGGCTGAGCAGGAAGCAAATAGAAGAGATTCTTTGTTTCAAGCAGCCAAACGGCTTTATGATCAAATCGATGTTGCATCGGTGCTATCAGAACTGCTTAGCAGCCTGGAACAGCTTTATCCAAACTCGGAAGTTCATTTGTATTTATCGCAGGACCACTTAAATGGTGATCCGCGTGTAAAGCCGCTTGTTTTCAAAAACTTGGAGCATGATCTTGTCACCAAGGCTTTTTTGAATGGCAAATCGGTTACGGAGCATGACAGAGACGGTACGCTTAGGCTGGCTGTTCCAATGAACGGCAAACAAGCCGCGTATGGTGTGCTTTGTTTGTATATAGGTCCAGGCAAATGGGATGAAGCAGACTTGCCTGCCTTCCTGCAGCTGGCGGATACTGCGGGATCAGCCTTCGAGAATGCGAAGCTGTATGAGCAATCTAATCTGCTTATTAATGAGCTGCGACTAATTAATGAGCTTACGAAACGATTAAACCAGTCGCTTAGGCTCAAAGAAATTTTTCAATTTGCTACCACTGAGCTTTTAACGATATTTGATGCGGATTATTGCTGTGTTTTGCAGCTTAACAAAGAAAAAAATCAATTCATCGTCATGTCCAGTAATTTTCCATCCCTGACGAGCGAGCAGTTTTTGCCCGATTACGGGTTCTGCGGAATGGTTTATCGAACCAAGGAGCCAATGATTATATCCGATTACTGGCATACTCGTGTTGTAACGTCCAAGCTAATGGATAATACTGGTTCAAGATCACTTATTGCCTCACCAATAATGGTTGATGGAGAGGTCGTTGGTGTTATTTTGATTACACACAAAGCGCCAAACTTCTTCTCCTACGATAATTATAAATTACTTCAAGTGATGAGCACGCACATTGGACTTGCTGTAACGAATGCTTCATTGCACGCTGAAGTGCGCCGGATGGTTATAACTGATAACTTAACTGGCTTGCATGCTCGCCACTATTTAAATGAACAAATTCAAAACCGTCAGCGCAAAGATCCATTCGGCTCACTTATTCTTGTAGATATCGATTTATTTAAACGCATCAATGATACGTATGGACATCAAGTTGGTGATCGTATACTCATCCAAGTGAGCAATATTATTAGAGGATCGATCAGGCAGGGAGATATTGCTGCGCGCTGGGGCGGTGAAGAGCTTGCGATTTACTTGCCAGGCATTCGGGCTGAGCAAGCGTATCGCATCGCCGAACGAATACGGGTGCATGTGGAGATGGAAACGGATCCTGTCGTAACCGTATCCTGCGGCGTATCCGAATGGAAGTTTGAGGATGAGAAAATTAGCGTTGAGTCATTATTTTATCGTGCAGATATGGCACTTTATGAAGCTAAGCATAATGGAAGAAATTGCATCATTGTTGGTCAGAACTAA
- a CDS encoding aldo/keto reductase: MDKRKLGNSELYPSVIGFGAWAAGKAGWGEVDDNEIEAVIRRAYEQGITFYDTAPSYGLGHSEKVLGKVLQPVREHVIIATKAGLIWNDQGQFSINVSKANIIREVEESLRRLNTDYIDLYQVHFPDPSGKTPIEETFETLNQLIVEGKIRNIGVSNFNVQQLVAAQSVSNIVSLQLPYNLFQRDVEHAALPYAKQQKIGFIPYSPLAQGLLTGKFNYLTRLPKTDVRAQLNPLFSDKQFIKNIVIVETFTGIARAIEKPLSQVAINWLLYKQEISSVIAGAKTVKQLEENTAATKWRLSREDHEQISRLFETDSSYVI, encoded by the coding sequence TTGGATAAGAGAAAATTAGGCAATAGCGAGCTTTATCCATCCGTTATCGGGTTCGGAGCTTGGGCTGCTGGGAAAGCAGGCTGGGGAGAAGTCGATGATAACGAGATTGAGGCTGTCATTCGTCGTGCGTATGAACAAGGGATCACCTTCTATGACACCGCTCCATCCTATGGGCTGGGACATTCCGAGAAAGTGCTTGGTAAAGTGCTGCAGCCCGTAAGGGAGCATGTCATTATCGCAACAAAAGCTGGCCTCATCTGGAACGATCAAGGGCAGTTTAGTATAAATGTATCTAAAGCAAATATAATTCGTGAGGTAGAGGAGAGCCTGCGGCGATTAAATACGGACTATATTGATTTGTATCAAGTACATTTTCCTGATCCCAGCGGCAAAACACCGATTGAAGAAACGTTTGAAACGTTAAATCAACTCATAGTTGAAGGGAAAATCAGAAATATCGGCGTTTCAAACTTTAACGTTCAGCAATTAGTTGCAGCACAATCCGTTAGCAATATTGTATCTTTGCAGCTGCCCTATAATTTGTTCCAGCGCGATGTTGAACATGCAGCGTTACCCTATGCGAAGCAGCAAAAAATCGGTTTTATTCCTTATAGTCCGCTAGCCCAGGGATTGTTGACGGGGAAATTTAATTATTTGACAAGGCTGCCCAAAACGGATGTTCGCGCACAGCTTAATCCTTTATTTTCGGATAAACAATTTATTAAAAACATTGTCATCGTCGAAACCTTTACTGGGATTGCTAGAGCCATCGAGAAACCGTTAAGCCAGGTAGCTATCAACTGGTTATTGTATAAGCAGGAAATATCGAGTGTGATCGCTGGTGCGAAGACGGTTAAGCAGCTGGAGGAAAATACGGCTGCAACCAAATGGCGTCTATCCAGAGAAGATCATGAGCAAATAAGCCGTTTGTTTGAAACGGATTCATCTTATGTCATTTGA
- a CDS encoding transglycosylase domain-containing protein → MQEDRQPAPNKRSKWRTFGIVTFITAKWMVYFGIFIGLLAGGAVTGYVAALVKDESVRPRSVILEKIGENAITGFVYFNDDSLVGQLRTSEDRMIITYDDLPPQVITAVLGIEDNNFLEHHGVDINGLGRAVKQKLLNEDTQTGGSTLTQQLARRVFLSLDKTDSRKIKEIFLSLRMERYLTKEEILAAYLNKVPFGNGSSGYNLFGIKAAAKGIFDISDLNQLNIAQSAYLAGLPQRPSAYTAFTGKGQFNEAGFELALGRQKTVLKRMFETGRITQQEYDEASKFDIRKTLAKPKEKAYTTYPYLMLEAERQAAEIMLMAQDSTLTKADLRKKENAPLIEEARDHLLRGGYHVYTTIDKDVYQLMREIGTNDENFTPYSEKKGLEQIAAIMLDHKTGAIVGMLEGRDFYEEQLNYATQMTRQPGSTMKTLAAYLPAIEMGIIQPASIIDDAPIVLKDGQKGFHIPMNVNRKFAGLVTAREALNRSLNLPALKIFNEEVKIENAWEFVKKLGITTLQPQDAYAQTGVIGGLSIGVSVEELTNAYGSIPNKGVFNDAYMIQKITDANGKIVYEHKQEPKRVFSEQSAFLMTDMLSTVISSKSGSANKLKSQFDKYGEIPIAGKTGSTQSYGDVWFMGFSPDITLGVWAGYEEQVNSLSEVGKTRARSIWALIMNKMAEKKPGIFVTKEFERPSGIVKATVSSASGLLPSQLTKQAGMLVTDWFNKKDIPKKTDDALVKMAYISFNGVNYVPNPATPSDMIKEQIVIKRKKPLDVLMDEIKAAQQKLPASSRRPLDIYLPADAENNAPSKPDPRVDDGAAPPPPASVKLQSSDGVLILTFNDSTAADVVGYRVYRSVNQGPYEKQGESIVVGADKRMKVYASNAQNYTYYVTAVDVVGKESAPSQIVQYGSTPSTPPPTTGGDNSSGNGSGNGSGTTTAPSTPTGLQAAKTDLSVRLTWAANSVSDQVTQYNIYYSANNDGQYSKIGSTLETSFEYVAPLITGSFYITSENAKGESSPSSKQTIS, encoded by the coding sequence ATGCAAGAAGATCGTCAACCTGCGCCAAACAAAAGAAGCAAATGGCGTACATTTGGAATCGTAACTTTTATAACAGCTAAATGGATGGTATATTTCGGAATCTTCATCGGATTGCTTGCCGGTGGAGCAGTAACTGGTTATGTGGCCGCGCTTGTGAAAGACGAAAGCGTAAGACCTCGATCCGTTATTTTAGAGAAGATCGGCGAAAATGCCATCACTGGATTTGTTTACTTCAATGATGATTCACTTGTCGGACAGCTAAGAACGTCAGAGGACCGAATGATTATTACATATGATGATTTACCGCCGCAGGTTATTACTGCCGTACTTGGCATTGAGGACAATAACTTTTTGGAGCATCACGGCGTAGACATTAACGGCCTTGGACGTGCAGTAAAGCAAAAGCTTCTAAATGAAGATACGCAAACGGGCGGAAGTACGCTTACTCAGCAGCTTGCGCGACGTGTATTTCTAAGTTTAGACAAAACAGATAGCCGTAAAATTAAAGAAATATTTTTATCGCTGCGCATGGAACGTTATTTAACGAAAGAAGAAATTTTAGCTGCTTATTTGAATAAGGTTCCTTTCGGAAATGGTTCCAGCGGCTACAATTTGTTCGGCATTAAAGCAGCTGCCAAAGGGATATTTGATATTTCGGATCTAAACCAGCTGAATATCGCGCAGTCTGCCTATTTGGCAGGTCTACCGCAAAGGCCTTCTGCCTATACAGCGTTCACAGGTAAAGGTCAATTCAATGAGGCGGGCTTTGAACTCGCGCTTGGACGTCAAAAAACAGTGTTGAAGCGGATGTTCGAGACTGGGCGGATTACTCAGCAAGAGTACGACGAAGCGTCCAAATTCGATATTAGGAAAACGCTGGCTAAGCCAAAAGAAAAAGCCTATACAACCTATCCTTATCTCATGCTTGAAGCAGAACGTCAAGCAGCGGAAATTATGCTCATGGCGCAGGATTCTACTTTAACAAAAGCAGACCTTCGCAAAAAAGAAAATGCTCCGCTTATTGAGGAAGCTCGCGATCATTTGCTACGCGGCGGCTACCATGTCTATACAACCATCGACAAGGATGTCTACCAGCTCATGCGTGAGATTGGCACCAATGATGAGAATTTCACGCCATATAGCGAGAAAAAAGGGCTGGAGCAGATTGCTGCGATCATGCTCGATCACAAAACTGGCGCTATTGTGGGAATGCTTGAAGGCCGAGACTTCTATGAGGAGCAATTAAACTATGCCACTCAGATGACAAGGCAGCCAGGCTCAACGATGAAAACATTGGCGGCTTACCTTCCAGCTATTGAAATGGGTATCATTCAGCCCGCGAGCATAATTGACGATGCTCCAATTGTCCTGAAAGATGGCCAGAAGGGTTTCCATATCCCAATGAACGTAAACCGTAAGTTCGCGGGTCTAGTAACGGCGCGTGAGGCATTAAACCGTTCCTTGAACTTGCCTGCTCTGAAAATTTTCAATGAGGAAGTCAAAATTGAAAATGCGTGGGAGTTCGTTAAAAAGCTAGGCATTACAACGCTGCAGCCGCAAGATGCTTATGCACAAACCGGTGTAATTGGCGGTCTAAGCATCGGCGTATCGGTTGAAGAGCTTACGAATGCATACGGCTCGATTCCGAACAAAGGCGTTTTCAATGATGCTTATATGATTCAAAAAATTACAGATGCAAACGGAAAAATTGTATATGAACACAAGCAGGAACCAAAACGAGTGTTCTCGGAGCAGAGTGCCTTCTTGATGACAGATATGCTGTCGACTGTTATTTCAAGCAAGAGCGGTTCTGCTAACAAATTGAAATCACAATTCGATAAGTACGGTGAAATTCCTATTGCCGGTAAAACAGGCTCTACACAAAGCTACGGTGACGTGTGGTTTATGGGCTTCTCGCCAGATATCACGCTAGGCGTGTGGGCCGGTTATGAGGAACAGGTCAACTCCCTATCCGAAGTCGGCAAAACGCGTGCTCGTTCCATCTGGGCACTCATTATGAATAAGATGGCTGAGAAGAAGCCGGGAATTTTTGTAACCAAAGAATTTGAACGTCCATCCGGCATTGTCAAAGCTACGGTGTCAAGCGCTAGCGGCTTGCTTCCAAGTCAATTAACGAAACAAGCAGGCATGCTTGTTACTGACTGGTTTAACAAGAAGGATATACCTAAGAAAACAGATGACGCGCTCGTGAAGATGGCTTATATTTCCTTCAATGGCGTTAACTATGTTCCGAACCCAGCTACTCCTAGCGATATGATTAAGGAACAAATCGTTATTAAACGTAAAAAACCACTGGATGTTCTTATGGATGAAATTAAGGCAGCACAGCAGAAACTTCCGGCTAGCAGTCGTCGTCCACTTGATATTTACCTTCCAGCTGATGCAGAAAACAACGCGCCGTCTAAACCAGACCCTCGCGTTGACGATGGAGCAGCTCCACCGCCTCCGGCAAGCGTTAAGCTGCAATCGTCGGATGGCGTGCTTATATTGACATTTAATGATAGTACTGCTGCTGATGTCGTTGGTTACCGCGTGTACCGTTCGGTTAATCAAGGGCCTTATGAGAAGCAAGGGGAATCCATTGTTGTCGGTGCAGACAAACGTATGAAAGTGTATGCCTCCAATGCTCAAAACTACACTTATTACGTAACAGCGGTTGATGTTGTGGGCAAAGAGTCAGCACCTAGTCAAATAGTACAATATGGCAGCACACCGAGTACCCCTCCACCGACAACAGGTGGAGACAACTCAAGCGGAAATGGAAGTGGAAATGGTTCTGGCACAACAACAGCACCTTCCACACCAACTGGCTTGCAGGCTGCGAAAACAGATCTAAGCGTACGATTAACTTGGGCGGCTAACAGTGTGTCAGACCAAGTGACGCAATATAATATTTACTACAGTGCAAACAACGATGGTCAATATTCCAAGATCGGATCAACCTTGGAAACAAGCTTTGAGTATGTTGCGCCGCTTATCACAGGTTCCTTCTATATAACCTCTGAAAACGCGAAAGGCGAGTCATCACCATCCTCCAAGCAAACGATCAGCTAG
- a CDS encoding protease: protein METLFMSCLVGGILYALVSIIFGDLIGQALDGALDFLSLDGHSWLSPTALVGGITTFGGAGILLGRYTAFSSTAIVVIALFISLTAAVAVFFLYIKPMEQSENSIAFSLNDLSGKLGEVLVPISAKGYGEVMVKVGAGFTNQIAASFEGVEITSGSKVVVVEVRDSTLYVSEVNLS from the coding sequence TTGGAGACGCTATTTATGTCTTGTCTAGTCGGAGGAATCCTTTATGCGCTCGTAAGTATTATTTTTGGGGATTTGATCGGGCAAGCACTCGATGGAGCACTCGATTTTTTATCCTTAGATGGTCATTCATGGCTGTCGCCGACTGCGCTAGTAGGCGGGATAACCACTTTTGGCGGAGCAGGGATCCTACTCGGACGCTACACTGCCTTTAGTTCAACAGCCATCGTGGTGATTGCCTTATTCATCTCACTTACAGCTGCAGTAGCTGTTTTCTTTCTCTACATTAAGCCGATGGAGCAAAGCGAGAATTCAATCGCTTTTTCGCTTAATGATTTGTCGGGTAAGCTCGGGGAGGTGCTGGTCCCCATTTCTGCGAAGGGCTATGGTGAAGTGATGGTTAAGGTGGGAGCTGGATTTACGAATCAAATTGCAGCTAGCTTTGAAGGCGTTGAAATTACAAGTGGCTCCAAGGTTGTCGTTGTTGAGGTAAGGGACAGCACTTTGTATGTATCGGAAGTAAATCTATCTTAA
- a CDS encoding flotillin family protein has product MEDIYVIPAIVVGVFVILGLAFWARYKTVSPDEAMLVTGSFLGSRNASTDESGRKVKIIRGGGAFILPIFQKAEFLSLLSHKLDVSTPEVYTEQGVPVMADGVAIIKIGGAVEDVATAAEQFLGKPTEALKGEAQEVLEGHLRAILGSMTVEEVYRNRDKFAQEVQGVAAKDLKKMGLQIVSFTIKDLRDKHGYLDALGKPRIAAVKRDAEIAEAEAIRDARIQKALAAEAGQKAELVRDTNIAEAEKEKEMKVATFKRDQDTARAEADQAYSIHEARAKQNVVEEQMKVELVRKEREIDLEGKEILRREKQYDAEVKKKADADRYAVVQAAEANKAKLLNEADALQYRIEAEAKAHATQKRLDGLAVAEAERAKGTAEADVIRLRGLAEAEAKEKLAEAFEKFGEAAILDIIVKMLPELAGKIADPIGNIDKLTVVDTGNGEGAARISNYVTSLMSTAPEMLKSVSGIDVNAIIKGLTNRGGNLPAVPSKPVDIAAAPAVIKLPEQ; this is encoded by the coding sequence ATGGAAGATATTTATGTTATACCAGCTATTGTAGTTGGCGTTTTTGTTATATTAGGTCTTGCCTTCTGGGCGCGCTACAAAACAGTTAGTCCAGACGAAGCGATGCTCGTAACGGGATCATTTCTAGGCTCCCGAAATGCGAGCACGGATGAATCTGGGCGTAAAGTGAAAATCATTAGAGGCGGAGGCGCGTTTATTCTGCCGATATTCCAGAAGGCTGAGTTTCTATCGCTATTGTCCCATAAGCTGGATGTATCGACGCCGGAGGTATACACAGAGCAAGGCGTACCAGTCATGGCAGACGGTGTAGCGATCATTAAAATTGGCGGTGCGGTTGAAGATGTGGCGACGGCGGCAGAACAGTTTCTAGGCAAGCCTACCGAAGCGCTCAAGGGTGAAGCACAGGAAGTATTGGAAGGACATTTGCGCGCAATTCTTGGCTCAATGACAGTTGAAGAGGTATATCGCAACCGCGATAAATTTGCGCAAGAGGTGCAAGGGGTTGCAGCTAAGGATTTGAAGAAGATGGGTCTTCAAATCGTTTCCTTCACGATCAAGGATTTGCGCGATAAACATGGATATTTGGACGCGCTTGGTAAACCGCGAATTGCTGCAGTCAAAAGAGATGCTGAGATTGCGGAAGCTGAAGCGATTCGGGATGCTAGAATTCAGAAAGCACTCGCTGCTGAGGCCGGTCAAAAGGCCGAGCTAGTGCGCGATACCAACATTGCTGAAGCAGAGAAAGAAAAGGAAATGAAGGTCGCGACGTTTAAACGTGATCAAGATACAGCAAGAGCAGAAGCGGATCAGGCTTATTCGATTCATGAAGCGCGTGCTAAGCAAAACGTAGTCGAAGAGCAAATGAAGGTTGAACTCGTACGTAAAGAACGTGAGATCGATCTGGAAGGAAAAGAAATATTGCGTCGTGAGAAGCAGTATGATGCAGAAGTGAAGAAAAAAGCCGATGCAGACCGTTACGCAGTTGTACAAGCGGCGGAAGCGAACAAGGCGAAGCTTCTTAATGAAGCTGATGCTCTGCAATACCGTATTGAAGCGGAAGCCAAGGCACATGCTACCCAGAAACGTTTGGATGGTTTAGCTGTTGCAGAAGCAGAGAGAGCGAAAGGTACAGCGGAGGCAGACGTTATTCGTCTTCGCGGTTTAGCAGAAGCGGAAGCAAAAGAAAAGCTAGCTGAAGCTTTTGAGAAATTTGGAGAAGCTGCAATACTTGATATTATCGTAAAAATGCTTCCTGAGCTGGCTGGCAAAATTGCCGATCCTATCGGCAACATTGATAAGCTTACTGTCGTTGATACAGGGAATGGCGAAGGGGCGGCACGTATAAGCAATTATGTGACTTCATTAATGTCTACTGCTCCGGAGATGCTGAAGAGCGTATCGGGAATCGACGTGAATGCAATCATTAAAGGACTAACGAATAGAGGCGGTAATCTACCTGCAGTACCTAGCAAGCCGGTTGATATTGCTGCTGCTCCTGCTGTAATTAAGCTTCCTGAACAATAA
- the rpsD gene encoding 30S ribosomal protein S4 produces the protein MSRYTGPKFKLSRRLGISLSGTGKELAKRAFPPGQHGPNQRRKMSGYGVQLQEKQKLRHMYGLNEKQFRNLFDKAAKMKGKAGENFMGLLESRLDNLVYRLGLSNSRAGARQLVSHGHVTVNGKKVDIASYSVSLGDVIGLRERSRSLRTIKEAMEGRHHLPNYLEFNDQAMEGKFLRLPDRGELSQDIDEKQIVEFYSR, from the coding sequence ATGTCACGTTATACAGGACCTAAATTTAAACTAAGCCGTCGCCTTGGAATCTCTTTGAGCGGAACGGGTAAAGAACTTGCAAAACGCGCTTTTCCACCAGGTCAACACGGCCCTAACCAACGCAGAAAAATGAGCGGTTACGGCGTTCAATTGCAAGAGAAACAAAAGCTTCGTCACATGTACGGTTTGAACGAAAAACAATTCCGCAACTTGTTTGACAAAGCGGCAAAAATGAAAGGTAAAGCCGGTGAAAACTTCATGGGCCTCCTTGAAAGCCGTCTTGACAACCTCGTTTACCGTCTTGGCCTTTCCAACTCCCGTGCAGGAGCTCGTCAGTTGGTATCACATGGTCACGTAACTGTAAACGGCAAGAAAGTGGATATCGCTTCTTACAGCGTTTCTCTTGGCGATGTAATCGGTTTGCGCGAGCGCAGCCGCAGCCTTAGAACAATTAAAGAAGCTATGGAAGGCCGTCATCACCTTCCGAACTACTTGGAGTTCAACGATCAAGCAATGGAAGGTAAATTCCTTCGTCTGCCTGACCGCGGTGAGCTTTCCCAAGATATCGACGAGAAACAAATCGTCGAATTCTACAGCCGTTAA
- the tyrS gene encoding tyrosine--tRNA ligase codes for MKWESLSGEQKSEVERQLAVIRRGVVEIVPEDDLKNKIANAVATGKPLNVKLGLDPSAPDIHIGHTVVLHKLRQFQELGHQVQLIIGDFTGRIGDPTGKSETRKQLTEEDVKRNAETYQKQIYKILDPQQTKLYYNSEWLAPLNFADVVNLAGKVTVARMMERDDFTKRYTSGLPISIHEFFYPLMQGYDSIALDSDVELGGTDQTFNLLMGRTLQKEYNKPGQIVITTPLIEGLDGVNKMSKSLGNYIGIDEEPNQIYGKSMSIPDRLMLKYYELATDLSNEELAALKAGLADGSVHPRDAKMQLAATFVRMYHGEEAAKAAENHFITVFQQRALPDDIEEVSIAAEQLEDGQIRIVKLLTLLDLLPTSSEARRSVQQGAVRLNEEKITDINADISPKDGDVLQVGKRKFIKIKLT; via the coding sequence GTGAAGTGGGAAAGTTTAAGTGGTGAGCAGAAAAGTGAGGTCGAGCGTCAGCTGGCTGTCATTCGCCGCGGTGTTGTGGAGATTGTACCTGAGGATGATTTGAAAAATAAAATAGCGAATGCTGTCGCAACAGGAAAGCCATTAAATGTAAAGCTAGGACTTGATCCTTCAGCGCCAGACATTCATATCGGCCATACGGTTGTTCTTCACAAGCTTCGTCAATTTCAGGAACTCGGTCATCAGGTTCAACTGATTATCGGTGATTTTACAGGCAGAATTGGTGATCCAACCGGCAAATCGGAAACGAGGAAGCAGTTGACGGAAGAAGATGTGAAGCGGAATGCGGAAACATACCAAAAACAAATTTACAAAATATTAGATCCACAGCAAACAAAGCTCTACTACAACTCGGAATGGCTTGCACCGCTTAACTTTGCGGATGTTGTAAATCTAGCCGGGAAAGTAACGGTTGCACGCATGATGGAGCGTGATGATTTCACAAAGCGGTACACGAGCGGCTTGCCGATCAGCATTCATGAGTTTTTCTACCCGCTGATGCAGGGATACGATTCCATAGCTCTTGATTCTGATGTGGAGCTAGGAGGCACGGATCAGACATTTAACCTGTTAATGGGCAGAACCTTGCAGAAGGAATATAATAAACCGGGCCAAATCGTAATTACGACTCCTTTGATCGAAGGGTTGGACGGCGTAAATAAAATGAGCAAAAGCTTGGGCAATTACATCGGTATCGATGAAGAGCCAAACCAAATCTACGGCAAATCGATGTCGATTCCAGATAGGCTTATGCTCAAATATTACGAGCTTGCTACCGATTTAAGCAACGAGGAGCTTGCGGCATTGAAAGCTGGGCTAGCAGATGGTTCTGTACATCCTCGTGATGCGAAGATGCAGCTTGCAGCGACATTTGTACGAATGTACCACGGCGAAGAGGCAGCGAAAGCGGCAGAAAATCATTTTATAACCGTATTTCAACAACGTGCGCTGCCTGATGATATCGAAGAGGTATCGATTGCTGCGGAACAATTGGAAGATGGCCAAATTCGCATCGTGAAGCTGCTCACTCTGCTTGACTTGCTGCCAACGAGCAGTGAAGCGAGAAGAAGCGTTCAGCAAGGGGCAGTGCGTCTAAATGAAGAGAAGATAACTGATATTAATGCGGATATTTCTCCTAAGGATGGCGACGTGCTTCAAGTTGGAAAACGTAAATTTATAAAAATTAAATTAACATAA